A single genomic interval of Lathyrus oleraceus cultivar Zhongwan6 chromosome 7, CAAS_Psat_ZW6_1.0, whole genome shotgun sequence harbors:
- the LOC127106034 gene encoding LEC14B protein-like, producing MIMSVLRPLEGEPTVEVTNEGVDAAGHTIGTSLEVVFKLRKVLNPKSVIKPTSLVKDYFENNIYRINFRRKTLVNSYSFWVLRYSNLKMIRYLPVNGPWLIDQMPSRAYVSQFSADGSLFVAGFQGNIIKIYNVDKGWKVQKNILTKSLRWTITDTSLSPDQRSLVYASMSPIVHIVNVGSSETESLANVTEIHDGLDFSSNDDGGYSFGIFSVKFSTDGRELVAGTSGDSIHVYDLEANKVSLQILAHAADVNTVCFADETGHLIYSGSDDSFCKVCDRRCLNAKGKPAGVLMGHLEGITFIDTRGDGRYFISNGKDQTIKLWDLCKISSNVT from the exons ATGATCATGTCAGTCTTGAGGCCCTTAGAG ggagagccaaccgttgaggttacaaatgaaggtgttgatgctgcagggcatacaattggtacatctttggaggtcgtgttcaaacttaggaaggttctcaaccccaagagtgtgatcaaaccaacatcactagttaaagattattttgagaataacatctatcgaataaatttcagacgaaagacTTTGGTAAACTCCTATAGTTTTTGGGTATTGAGGTATTCCAATCTAAAGATGATAAG GTATTTGCCTGTAAATGGTCCTTGGCTTATCGACCAGATGCCTAGTCGAGCGTATGTGTCTCAGTTTTCAGCTGATGGTAGTCTTTTTGTTGCTGGGTTCCAG GGAAATATCATAAAAATATACAATGTGGACAAAGGTTGGAAAGTTCAAAAGAATATTCTAACCAAGAGTTTGAGATGGACAATCACTGATACTTCTCTTTCCCCTGATCAACGCAGTCTT GTTTATGCCAGCATGTCGCCCATTGTACACATTGTAAATGTTGGATCTTCTGAAACTGAGTCACTAGCAAATGTTACG GAGATCCACGATGGTTTGGATTTTTCATCAAATGATGATGGAGGATACTCTTTTGGAATTTTTTCTGTGAAATTCTCAACAGATGGGAGGGAATTAGTAGCAGGAACTAGTGGTGATTCTATACATGTATACGATCTTGAAGCAAACAAGGTTTCACTTCAAATTTTAGCACACGCG GCTGATGTAAATACTGTATGTTTTGCTGATGAAACTGGCCATCTTATTTACTCTGGAAGTGATGATAGTTTCTGCAAG GTCTGCGATCGGCGTTGCTTAAATGCTAAAGGCAAGCCAGCAGGGGTTTTGATGGGGCATCTTGAGGGCATTACATTTATTGATACCCGTGGAGATGGACGCTATTTCATTTCTAACGGTAAAGATCAGACCATAAAACTTTGGGACTTATGCAAAATCTCGTCCAATGTTACCTG A